The Prionailurus bengalensis isolate Pbe53 chromosome B1, Fcat_Pben_1.1_paternal_pri, whole genome shotgun sequence genomic interval TCCACACTAAACGACTAAAACGAAAACTGCACTAACCTCCCCTACTGTacttgtcttttttccccacagGAATACCTCTCTCTAGAACACCACGCTGTACCTGTATCAAGATTAGTGAACTATCTGTAAATCTAAGGTCCTTAGAAAAACTTGAAGTGATTCCTGCAAGTCACTTTTGTCCACGTGTTGAAATCATGTGAGTAAATGCCTTCTGAAAGTCACTTCTCTAGTTGTaatcatatattaaatatgtatgatCACAAAATCAATAAATGCTTTGTATGATTCTAAGACTTCTACATAGCAAAGGGAAACATCTAGAGTGAAACGTAAACATCTGGTTTAAAAACTGTATATTACACCTGTTTTATTGGCCCAACatcattctaaatattttcccTCTTACTTCTACAGTgctacaatgaaaaagaatggggAGAAAACATGCCTGAATCCAGAGTCTAAGACCATCAAGAATTTAGTGAAAGCAATTAGCAAGGAAAGGTAGGTTTGCTGTTATTTGCAGaatttctctttaagaaatgTCAATTTGGGGAAGTCAGAAATATTTGCAGTGAGCTTTCCTGTGGGATCCCTTGGCTTAAAAGTGTGTTTACCACCATGCCTGCCActacctgtatttatttttatactgagATTGCCATCGTCTGTGGTATCAAAAGTTAGCTACCTACCTAGAAGTGTCAATAGGTCATTTTAACCTTGAGGCAGAGCTAGAACTATCCAAGCAAAGCTACCAAATTTTCCCCAAGCCTCTCCTGTCCCTAAAAAAGCAGCTCTTGCAATCCACAATGACTATGTAGCATCAGGAAAGCTCACCAAACACTTTGCCTGGGGACTTGCGAGTTACCTATGAACTCAATGTTCTAAGCAGAACCCAGGCTGAAGCCAGAGTTGAGCATATCACACTTTTACACCCCCTTTCTCTTCCTACAGGCCTAAAAGATCTCCTTGAACACAGAAGCATAATCACTGTACTGACAAAGATGGACCAGAAAGAGACTACCTCTGCCATCATTTCCCTACATACTTGTCAAGCCCTAATTGTCCCTGGATTGCAGTTCTCCTAAAAGGTGACCAACCACTGTCACCAAATAAGCTGCTACTACTCCTTGAGGGAGGTGGATGGTTCATTACCCTGAGCTGTTTAGTATGAACTCTGCTCTGGTACTGTAAGCTAAAGGTGCTACATTTTTAGTGAATGTACCAGGTCCTAGCCCTGCTACTAACACTTTCCTCACCTTTCATATCTTCTAAAAGTTATTAAAGATATTCCCACCTCTGGGTTTATCAAAGTtctcagaacttaaaaaaaacaaatagccatAATACAATCTGCTTTTTTAAGAAAGATCTTTACTCCATGGGATTCTACTACTATCCTCCCAAGGGGCCCATATTCTTCCAGTGGTTATATATACACaattccaaatacataaaagaacctaaaaatgtctgaaaatgtatgtgaaaatacttttaatgaaAACTGCACAAAGTTGAGTTCTCAGATGTACATATGTCTTATATTGTTTTCGGTGTGTATGGAATAACTTGTGTAATGAAGTACtaaacatgaatgaataaaaatttttaagtctagATATATACTATGCATGTTATGTAAGGCATACACtggatgtttttcaaaataaaaatgctgtaCTCCTTTAGcagtaatttttttgagagagtatgtgtgcaagtgagtgaggggcagagaaagtgagagaatcccaagaggggcagagggagggggtgcgggggagggagggaggtgaggaagaggggcacaagctcatgaaccatgagatcatgacctgaaccaaagtcagatgcttaacgactgagccacccagacaccctcccTCGGCAACATTAAGAAAGATTATACAATTGTTAACAAATCAAAAAGGTATTAAAAcaataactaatatatatttcatagaaGAATCCCACAGTAGAAGACAAATGACTTTGAGAATTACCATATTCCTTCCAACTGCGGTCTGCTGAAAGACCCATCATACAAGATTCCTTCAGGACTGATGTGGCATAACAGGCTTTGCCTGAGCTTCAGACCCTTATAGGGAGAGATCTATGTGATATCTCCACCTGAATATCCTACAGAAATATCAAACTCTAAAATATCTcaaattttcttcttccccagatCTAGTTCTCTGCCTCTTTTAAATGTCCTAGTTTAACAGAAATATCATCCACTCAGTTCCCCGAACCAGAAACCTGGAAGTAATTCTACATTCCTCTCTCACCTCCCACATCCAATTAATCACTAAGGAGGTATTTACAAAGCATTTAGTCAGCAAATTAattgtatctagaatacataaaaagaaaaataggaaaagatagATAACTAAGCGAAAAAtgggaaatagaaatgaataggaatgtcacaggaaaaaaaatgcacaagtcCTCAACATATAAAATTGTTCTGCATCATTAGTAATCAGGGACATCTACATTCAAATCATTTTTGGATACCATTTGACACCACAAGACTGGCAAAATTCTTTAAGttggataaataccaagagaCAGGAAGAGTAGAGCAATGAGGAATGCCCCTCTACTGCTGGTGAAAGAGGAAAGAGCTACCGTAACTGGTTCGAAAACCAGGTTGGTATTATCTTGTAAAATTTAACATGTGTGCACTCTATGTCCTAGCAATTCTGCTACTATGCATACACCACGGATAAATTCTtgttatt includes:
- the CXCL10 gene encoding C-X-C motif chemokine 10, encoding MNQRAVLIFCLIFLTLSGTQGIPLSRTPRCTCIKISELSVNLRSLEKLEVIPASHFCPRVEIIATMKKNGEKTCLNPESKTIKNLVKAISKERPKRSP